The nucleotide window CCGCTGGCGGGCCTGATCAGCCACGCCGAACTGGCACTGGGCGCGACCAACGACAAGGCCCTGGTGGCGCGCCTGACCATGCTGCACCAGAGCGCCACGCGCAGCGCCCACCTCATTTCCCGCATGCTGATGCTGGCGCGCGCCGAGCCCGAGGCGGCCATGGTGCGGGAGCGCTCGCCCGTCGAACTGAGCGCGCTGGTCGAGCAGGTGGTCGCGGACATGGTGCCGAAGGCGCTGCGTGCCGGCGCCGATCTCGGCATCGCCGACCAGGGCGCGGCGGACGATCCGGCTGGTCTTCAGGTGCTGGCCAATCCGATGCTGCTGACCGAGGCGCTCGTCAACATCCTCGACAACGCCATCGAATATGCCGGCTCGGGCAGCGAGATCACCGTGGCCCTGCGGCGCGATGGCGGCCATGCCCGCATCAGCGTCAGCGACAACGGCCCCGGCATCGCCCGCGCCGACCATGCGCGCGTGTTCGACCGGTTCGTACGTGCCACCGACCAGGGCCTGGGCTGCGGGCTGGGCCTGGCGATCGTGCAGGAGATCGTCATGCAGCATGGCGGCAGCGTGGCGCTGGAAGATGTCGAGCCGCACGGCCTGGAGGTGATCGTCAAGCTGCCCTTGCTGTGACAAGCCGGCAGGAAGGGCTCCCCCACCTGCAAACCGGCCGACGATACATCAGTAGTGCAGACCTTCCGGCCATCGACTGGCACAGTGCGTCATCGGGGCAAATACACTGTTCGGTTTTGACACACTGTTGCGCCCACCTGCGTCAAAGCCCTTCCGCATCCGGTGGCGCAATCGGCTTCCCGCCTGTGCCCGCTGGGCGCCAGGTCCCGCCTCGCCCCGCATCGCCCCGCATCGCGCTCTTTGGCACGATTATCGCTTTATGCCTGTGACTGCACGAACCGTGCGGTAAGCCCTTGAGCCGTCCGTCCGCGTAACCGGCCTGCTCATCACACCAATCTGGAGGAGACCTATCATGACCTGGAGCAAACCGGAATTTACCGACCTGCGTTTCGGATTTGAAATCACGATGTATATCGCAAACCGCTAGGGCCTTGCCCAGGAAACCGTGCCGCAGGGTCAGCCGGGCACAGGTTTCCGTCCACTGAACGACACCATGAAAATCATCGTATTGGGTTCGGCAGCTGGGGGCGGCTTCCCGCAGTGGAACTGCAACTGCCGCAATTGCGCGGGCGTGCGCAGCGGCACGCTTGCCGCCACGGCCCGTACCCAATCGTCGATCGCGGTCTCGGGCGATGGCAAGGACTGGGTGCTGATCAACGCGTCTCCCGACATCCTGGCGCAGATCCGCGCGAGCCGGCGCTGCAGCCGTCGCGGGCAAAGCGCGATTCCGGCATCGCCGCCGTGATGCTGATGGATGCGCAGATCGACCATGTCACCGGTCTGTTGATGCTGCGCGAGGGAAGGCCGCTGCCACTCTACTGCACCGCATCGGTATGGAACGATCTCAACACCAGCCTGCCCCTGGCGCCGGTGCTGTCGCACTACTGCGGCGTGCACTGGCACCCGTTGCACACCATCGGCGACGGCCCCGGAATGCAGGCGGTCCAGGTGCCGGGCATCGACGGCCTCCGTTTCACGCCGCTGGCCCTGTCCAGCAAGGCGCCGCCGTATTCGCCGCACCGCGCGCAGCCGGGCATCGGCGACAATATCGGCCTGCTGATCGAGGATACCGACAGCGGCAGGTCGCTGTTCTACGCGCCGGGGCTGGGCATGATCGAACCGCAGGTCGATGCCGCCATGCGCCAGGCCGACTGCGTGCTGGTCGATGGCACGTTCTGGCGCGCCGACGAGATGATCGAACTGGGCTTTTCCAGCAAAAGCGCGGCCGACATGGGCCATTTGCCGCAGTCGGGCGAGGCCGGGATGATCGCGGTGCTGGATAGCCTGGATAGCCTGGATGCGCACGGGGATGCACGGCGCCAGACGGAACGGCGCAAGATCCTCATTCATATCAATAACACCAACCCGATCCTGGACGACGGCTCGGCGCAGCGTGCGCTGCTGGCGCGCCACGGTATCGAAGTCGCCTTCGACGGCATGGAGATCGTCCTGTGACGAGCGCACCGGCCTGGAGCCGCACCGAGTTCGAAGCGCAATTGCGCGCGCGCGGCGCCGGCTACCACATCAATCATCCGTTCAACGTCAGGATGAACAGCGGCCTGCTGCGCGAGGACCAGATCCGCGGCTGGGTTGCCAACCGATTTTATTACCAGGTCAACATCCCGCAAAAGGACGCCGCGATCATCGCCAACTGCCCCGATCGGGAAACTCGCCGCAAATGGGTGCGCCGCATCCTCGACCATGACGGCTGGGACGGCAACGATGGGGGCATCGAGGCCTGGCTGCGGCTCGGGGCAGCGGTCGGCCTCGAAGACGGGGTGTTATGGTCGCAACGCCACGTGGTGCCCGGTGTCCGTTTCGCTGTCGATGCCTATGTCAATTTCGCGCGCCAGGCGCCCTGGCAGGAGGCGGTCTGCTCGTCACTGACGGAAATGTTCGCACCGCAGATCCACAAGGACCGCCTGGCCAACTGGCCTGCCCACTATGGCTGGATCGACCAGGCGGGCCTGCAGTATTTCCGCGGCCGTATTTCGCTGGCCGAACGCGACGTCGAGCACGGCCTGCAGGTCACGCTCGATCATTTCACGACGCGCGCCCAGCAGGAGCGT belongs to Pseudoduganella albidiflava and includes:
- the pqqA gene encoding pyrroloquinoline quinone precursor peptide PqqA, translated to MTWSKPEFTDLRFGFEITMYIANR
- the pqqC gene encoding pyrroloquinoline-quinone synthase PqqC, encoding MTSAPAWSRTEFEAQLRARGAGYHINHPFNVRMNSGLLREDQIRGWVANRFYYQVNIPQKDAAIIANCPDRETRRKWVRRILDHDGWDGNDGGIEAWLRLGAAVGLEDGVLWSQRHVVPGVRFAVDAYVNFARQAPWQEAVCSSLTEMFAPQIHKDRLANWPAHYGWIDQAGLQYFRGRISLAERDVEHGLQVTLDHFTTRAQQERALEILQFKLDILWSMLDAIEKAYP